In the genome of Podarcis raffonei isolate rPodRaf1 chromosome W, rPodRaf1.pri, whole genome shotgun sequence, one region contains:
- the LOC128406121 gene encoding steroidogenic factor 1-like yields the protein MEAERNVKFVENSSVVKEAQEKANAALMEYTLCNYPHATDKFRQLLMQLANVRSLSMQAEEYLYHKHLSGDVPCNSLLIQMLHAKRT from the exons atggaggcagagcgca ATGTGAAATTCGTGGAGAATTCAAGTGTGGTGAAGGAAGCCCAGGAAAAGGCCAACGCAGCCCTGATGGAGTACACCCTCTGCAACTACCCACACGCCACAGACAAGTTCCGCCAGCTTCTGATGCAGCTGGCTAACGTCCGGTCCCTGAGCATGCAAGCGGAGGAGTACCTGTACCACAAGCACCTGAGCGGGGACGTGCCCTGCAACAGCCTCCTGATTCAAATGCTCCATGCCAAGCGGACATGA